A genomic segment from Pseudosulfitobacter sp. DSM 107133 encodes:
- a CDS encoding universal stress protein produces MRKFLVVLDDTRECLNAMRFAAMRAAKTGGGVAVLSVIPPDEFNHWIGVGDIMREEARERIEVHFEVFAKWMRDRQGVNPELVIRNGQVADEIIALIGEDPEIGVLVLGAGTDKKGPGPLVTQLSRNAGSLPIPITIVPGDLSKEKLEAIT; encoded by the coding sequence ATGCGCAAATTTCTGGTTGTGCTGGATGACACGCGCGAGTGCCTGAACGCCATGCGCTTTGCCGCCATGCGCGCTGCCAAGACCGGCGGCGGCGTGGCTGTGCTGTCGGTCATTCCGCCGGACGAGTTCAATCACTGGATCGGCGTTGGCGATATCATGCGCGAAGAGGCCCGCGAACGCATCGAAGTGCATTTCGAGGTGTTCGCCAAGTGGATGCGCGACAGGCAGGGGGTGAACCCCGAACTGGTCATCCGCAACGGACAGGTCGCAGACGAGATTATCGCCCTGATTGGCGAAGACCCCGAAATCGGCGTTCTGGTTCTGGGGGCGGGCACCGATAAAAAGGGCCCCGGTCCGCTGGTCACGCAGCTGTCGCGCAACGCGGGATCATTGCCCATTCCGATCACAATCGTCCCAGGCGATCTGAGCAAGGAAAAGCTGGAAGCGATCACCTGA
- the tsaB gene encoding tRNA (adenosine(37)-N6)-threonylcarbamoyltransferase complex dimerization subunit type 1 TsaB, producing the protein MSIVLGFDTAGAWCAAALWSDGAVVEAVAEEMARGQAERLMDLLQELLARHDLTWRNLDALGVGVGPGNFTGIRIGVSAARGLALGLDVPAYGITGFEQRESLQTPPVCVPAPRESVYVMQADGPALVSRSTLEAAGTTLHPDPAPADLAASIATQAAARFPQAAPAPAPYYLRPPDAAQGRDVPPVILPPDTP; encoded by the coding sequence ATGAGCATTGTCCTGGGCTTTGATACCGCGGGCGCTTGGTGCGCTGCCGCCTTGTGGTCGGATGGTGCGGTGGTTGAAGCCGTGGCCGAAGAGATGGCACGCGGACAGGCCGAGCGCCTGATGGACCTGCTGCAAGAGCTGCTGGCGCGCCATGATCTGACATGGCGCAATCTGGATGCGCTTGGCGTGGGCGTCGGCCCCGGCAATTTCACCGGCATTCGCATTGGCGTTTCTGCTGCACGGGGTCTGGCCTTGGGGCTGGATGTGCCGGCCTATGGCATCACCGGTTTCGAACAACGTGAAAGCCTGCAAACGCCACCTGTCTGCGTGCCCGCCCCGCGCGAATCGGTCTATGTGATGCAGGCAGATGGCCCCGCGTTGGTCTCCCGTTCCACGCTTGAGGCTGCCGGCACCACCCTGCACCCCGATCCGGCCCCCGCCGATCTGGCCGCCAGCATTGCAACGCAGGCCGCAGCCCGGTTCCCGCAAGCGGCCCCTGCCCCGGCACCCTATTACCTGCGCCCCCCCGATGCCGCGCAAGGCCGTGATGTACCGCCTGTGATCCTGCCCCCAGACACGCCATGA
- a CDS encoding NifU family protein, with the protein MFIQTESTPNPATLKFLPGQTVLDMGTADFPTADAAAKSPLARRIFAVSGVTGVFFGTDFVTVTKDDATEWDHMKPGVLGAIMEHYQSGDAVMDEGHAPASGHAEHSGEDSAIVGQIKELLDSRVRPAVAQDGGDITFHGFDRGVVYLHMQGACAGCPSSTLTLKMGIENLLRHYIPEVTEVRPVAV; encoded by the coding sequence ATGTTCATCCAAACCGAATCTACGCCGAACCCCGCCACTTTGAAGTTCCTGCCCGGCCAGACCGTTCTGGACATGGGCACCGCAGATTTCCCCACAGCCGATGCTGCGGCCAAATCGCCCCTGGCGCGCCGCATCTTTGCGGTTTCGGGCGTGACAGGCGTGTTCTTTGGCACCGATTTCGTCACCGTAACCAAGGATGACGCGACCGAATGGGACCACATGAAGCCCGGCGTTCTGGGTGCGATCATGGAACATTACCAATCGGGCGACGCTGTGATGGACGAGGGCCACGCCCCCGCCTCGGGCCATGCCGAGCACAGCGGTGAAGACAGTGCCATCGTTGGCCAGATCAAGGAACTGCTGGACAGCCGCGTGCGTCCCGCCGTGGCTCAGGATGGTGGCGACATTACCTTCCACGGCTTTGACCGCGGTGTTGTATATCTGCACATGCAGGGGGCCTGCGCCGGTTGCCCATCGTCCACGCTGACGCTGAAAATGGGCATCGAAAACCTGCTGCGCCATTACATCCCCGAAGTCACCGAAGTGCGCCCCGTCGCGGTCTGA